The following proteins are co-located in the Ostrinia nubilalis chromosome 22, ilOstNubi1.1, whole genome shotgun sequence genome:
- the LOC135082834 gene encoding coiled-coil domain-containing protein 102A, with translation MAQSSHGGSHRRSRDHEGAMRYTNTDWEAKEALYQRELDEARARATQMEKTMRWWSDCTANWREKWSKVRNERNKAREEAKQLKAKVDVQAKELATARAEKNELEQQLMELKRDNEKLLSIGESRIVSGDLTTEDGVELRRKNVGYVSPNDQPSIRQRASLDSHKFSNVDNVLANKLSELRLRLDETCKNLQSEKDQKAFLLTKIETLTAELHNTKMELTHCDRTIGSTDSSHSEVERLQNELQDEIAAKQVLEEKIAEFKMEVERLKSENTVQWSKRELLETENIAILRENKKLYGQVCELREQIHKLNRISDGSAYGVPFTNEHSRLDSNILYVRKSSVSPRSHESSNGSSEANLAHFDAKTNTSGEDDELAIVETSENC, from the coding sequence ATGGCGCAAAGCTCGCACGGCGGCAGCCATCGGCGCTCCCGCGACCACGAGGGCGCGATGCGGTACACCAACACCGACTGGGAGGCCAAGGAGGCCTTATACCAGCGAGAGCTCGACGAAGCCCGTGCGCGAGCCACGCAGATGGAGAAAACCATGCGCTGGTGGTCCGATTGCACCGCCAACTGGCGAGAGAAGTGGAGCAAAGTCCGCAACGAACGAAACAAAGCCAGGGAAGAAGCCAAACAGTTGAAGGCTAAAGTCGACGTCCAAGCCAAGGAGCTAGCCACGGCGAGAGCTGAAAAGAACGAACTGGAACAGCAGTTGATGGAACTCAAACGGGACAACGAAAAATTGCTAAGCATTGGAGAGAGTAGAATTGTCTCAGGTGACTTGACAACTGAAGACGGAGTCGAATTGCGAAGGAAAAACGTCGGTTATGTATCACCGAACGATCAGCCGTCGATCAGACAGCGAGCGTCCTTAGATTCCCACAAATTTTCCAACGTCGACAACGTTTTAGCGAACAAATTGAGCGAACTCAGATTGAGGTTGGACGAGACTTGCAAGAATTTACAAAGCGAGAAGGATCAAAAGGCGTTCCTTTTGACCAAAATAGAAACGTTGACGGCGGAGCTGCATAATACAAAAATGGAGTTGACGCACTGCGACAGAACTATAGGATCCACCGATTCTAGTCATAGCGAAGTAGAGAGACTGCAAAACGAGTTGCAGGACGAAATAGCAGCCAAACAGGTTCTGGAGGAGAAGATAGCTGAGTTCAAAATGGAGGTGGAAAGGTTGAAGTCGGAGAATACAGTACAATGGAGCAAGAGGGAGTTGTTAGAAACGGAGAACATAGCAATTCTAAGGGAGAACAAGAAGTTGTATGGGCAGGTTTGCGAGTTGAGGGAGCAGATTCATAAGTTAAATCGGATATCGGACGGCAGCGCTTACGGTGTGCCGTTCACCAACGAACATTCTAGACTGGATTCGAACATTTTGTACGTTCGCAAATCTAGCGTAAGTCCGAGATCTCACGAGTCCAGCAATGGGTCGTCGGAGGCGAATCTCGCGCATTTCGACGCGAAAACGAACACGTCGGGCGAAGACGACGAACTAGCAATAGTGGAGACGAGcgaaaattgttaa
- the LOC135082715 gene encoding snRNA-activating protein complex subunit 1 isoform X2: MSIPNPIGFRSQIQQVHIADGFADDCEELIHRWIKTDTLTFETFCELWKDMQFDMLYHGRSSGTEIAELSEELIQIAKHYMVSNPDNFEESVGGLFLVYGLINLQPYPGFATVRFVPEDVYAIKRIETMARASRRKDVLYILGSVLIKGPVQYHAAARERGMEAALKKYAEGTTGIDRMGVRPKGVFFRQNEELDLLRELNHITRRYAEAKKAIPGNPICLNYVNEKLATELDTSLKGIINGIVEEGDEANKKISEHYSTVQAIKDKAMRQGVEGVKFLVTTKEKVEEESPAKENDEPKKKEKVKTDKPAFVRKKYKKRCFVKNLARKTRKRKRESSSSDSNSPEPSPPQSDGSQEDTDNELLNSPSDSDTEPSPKLKVYTDLNLEAFTKAVEPEKTDLKEADLSGEKEINIEIDRIPIYITEQDGKFFQIEIIDEKNESQPATEDSGATLSKIDDVSITKINPHGEGTSKDSDSEEETVVTDKEMKKKANLKKPDKKELKNTKIRSKFKRLGLLHMTNFEMTPEELSEKMKNKREKSKREGK; the protein is encoded by the exons atGTCGATTCCAAACC CAATTGGATTTCGGAGTCAAATCCAACAAGTGCACATAGCGGACGGATTTGCGGATGACTGCGAGGAACTGATCCATCGTTGGATCAAAACTGATACGCTCACATTCGAAACTTTCTGTGAGCTTTGGAAGGATATGCAATTTGATATGCTGTACCA TGGCAGATCTTCAGGAACAGAAATAGCAGAGCTGTCGGAAGAACTCATACAAATTGCCAAACATTACATGGTCTCAAACCCTGATAACTTTGAG GAATCCGTAGGTGGTCTGTTTCTAGTGTACGGTTTAATAAACCTGCAACCATATCCGGGTTTCGCAACGGTGCGCTTCGTGCCTGAGGATGTTTACGCCATCAAGCGTATAGAAACCATGGCGCGTGCGTCGAGGCGGAAGGATGTGCTTTACATCCTGGGCTCCGTGCTGATCAAGGGACCTGTGCAGTACCACGCGGCAGCCAGGGAACGAGGAATGGAAGCGGCTTTGAAGAAGTATGCTGAAG GTACCACAGGCATAGACAGAATGGGCGTGCGGCCTAAAGGCGTGTTCTTCCGCCAGAATGAGGAGCTTGATCTGTTGAGAGAGCTCAACCACATCACCAGGCGGTACGCGGAAGCCAAGAAGGCCATACCAG GTAACCCTATATGCCTCAACTACGTAAACGAAAAGCTGGCGACTGAACTGGACACATCGCTCAAAGGGATCATCAATGGAATCGTGGAAGAAGGAGACG AGGCGAACAAGAAGATATCAGAGCACTACTCCACTGTCCAAGCGATAAAGGATAAAGCCATGAGGCAGGGTGTGGAAGGCGTCAAGTTCTTGGTCACCACTAAAGAAAA AGTCGAAGAAGAGAGTCCGGCCAAAGAAAATGACGAGCCTAAGAAAAAGGAGAAAGTTAAAACGGATAAACCTGCATTTGTCAGGAAGAAGTACAAGAAAAGGTGCTTCGTCAAAAACCTCGCTAGAAAAACCCGCAAACGGAAGAGGGAATCCTCTTCTTCTGACAGTAATAGCCCTGAACCAAGTCCGCCACAGTCAGATGGATCTCAAGAAGACACAGACAACGAACTCCTAAATTCTCCCAGCGATTCTGACACAGAACCATCACCCAAATTAAAAGTATACACAGATCTCAATCTCGAAGCATTCACCAAAGCCGTCGAACCCGAAAAAACAGACCTCAAAGAGGCGGATCTAAGTGGggaaaaagaaataaacatcGAGATAGACAGGATACCAATTTACATAACGGAACAGGACGGGAAATTCTTCCAAATAGAAATCATCGATGAAAAGAACGAATCCCAACCGGCTACAGAAGATTCCGGAGCAACATTGAGCAAAATTGATGATGTTTCTATCACGAAGATAAACCCACACGGAGAAGGCACTTCCAAAGACTCAGATTCAGAAGAAGAGACTGTGGTTACTGATAAAGAAATGAAGAAGAAGGCGAACTTGAAAAAGCCAGACAAAAAGGAACTGAAAAACACGAAAATAAGGTCCAAATTCAAACGGCTGGGGCTGCTGCATATGACCAACTTCGAGATGACCCCCGAAGAGCTGTCTGagaaaatgaaaaacaaaaggG AAAAATCAAAACGCGAGGGAAAATGA
- the LOC135082715 gene encoding snRNA-activating protein complex subunit 1 isoform X1: MSIPNPIGFRSQIQQVHIADGFADDCEELIHRWIKTDTLTFETFCELWKDMQFDMLYHGRSSGTEIAELSEELIQIAKHYMVSNPDNFEESVGGLFLVYGLINLQPYPGFATVRFVPEDVYAIKRIETMARASRRKDVLYILGSVLIKGPVQYHAAARERGMEAALKKYAEGTTGIDRMGVRPKGVFFRQNEELDLLRELNHITRRYAEAKKAIPGNPICLNYVNEKLATELDTSLKGIINGIVEEGDEANKKISEHYSTVQAIKDKAMRQGVEGVKFLVTTKEKVEEESPAKENDEPKKKEKVKTDKPAFVRKKYKKRCFVKNLARKTRKRKRESSSSDSNSPEPSPPQSDGSQEDTDNELLNSPSDSDTEPSPKLKVYTDLNLEAFTKAVEPEKTDLKEADLSGEKEINIEIDRIPIYITEQDGKFFQIEIIDEKNESQPATEDSGATLSKIDDVSITKINPHGEGTSKDSDSEEETVVTDKEMKKKANLKKPDKKELKNTKIRSKFKRLGLLHMTNFEMTPEELSEKMKNKRGRKKIQKSPQ, translated from the exons atGTCGATTCCAAACC CAATTGGATTTCGGAGTCAAATCCAACAAGTGCACATAGCGGACGGATTTGCGGATGACTGCGAGGAACTGATCCATCGTTGGATCAAAACTGATACGCTCACATTCGAAACTTTCTGTGAGCTTTGGAAGGATATGCAATTTGATATGCTGTACCA TGGCAGATCTTCAGGAACAGAAATAGCAGAGCTGTCGGAAGAACTCATACAAATTGCCAAACATTACATGGTCTCAAACCCTGATAACTTTGAG GAATCCGTAGGTGGTCTGTTTCTAGTGTACGGTTTAATAAACCTGCAACCATATCCGGGTTTCGCAACGGTGCGCTTCGTGCCTGAGGATGTTTACGCCATCAAGCGTATAGAAACCATGGCGCGTGCGTCGAGGCGGAAGGATGTGCTTTACATCCTGGGCTCCGTGCTGATCAAGGGACCTGTGCAGTACCACGCGGCAGCCAGGGAACGAGGAATGGAAGCGGCTTTGAAGAAGTATGCTGAAG GTACCACAGGCATAGACAGAATGGGCGTGCGGCCTAAAGGCGTGTTCTTCCGCCAGAATGAGGAGCTTGATCTGTTGAGAGAGCTCAACCACATCACCAGGCGGTACGCGGAAGCCAAGAAGGCCATACCAG GTAACCCTATATGCCTCAACTACGTAAACGAAAAGCTGGCGACTGAACTGGACACATCGCTCAAAGGGATCATCAATGGAATCGTGGAAGAAGGAGACG AGGCGAACAAGAAGATATCAGAGCACTACTCCACTGTCCAAGCGATAAAGGATAAAGCCATGAGGCAGGGTGTGGAAGGCGTCAAGTTCTTGGTCACCACTAAAGAAAA AGTCGAAGAAGAGAGTCCGGCCAAAGAAAATGACGAGCCTAAGAAAAAGGAGAAAGTTAAAACGGATAAACCTGCATTTGTCAGGAAGAAGTACAAGAAAAGGTGCTTCGTCAAAAACCTCGCTAGAAAAACCCGCAAACGGAAGAGGGAATCCTCTTCTTCTGACAGTAATAGCCCTGAACCAAGTCCGCCACAGTCAGATGGATCTCAAGAAGACACAGACAACGAACTCCTAAATTCTCCCAGCGATTCTGACACAGAACCATCACCCAAATTAAAAGTATACACAGATCTCAATCTCGAAGCATTCACCAAAGCCGTCGAACCCGAAAAAACAGACCTCAAAGAGGCGGATCTAAGTGGggaaaaagaaataaacatcGAGATAGACAGGATACCAATTTACATAACGGAACAGGACGGGAAATTCTTCCAAATAGAAATCATCGATGAAAAGAACGAATCCCAACCGGCTACAGAAGATTCCGGAGCAACATTGAGCAAAATTGATGATGTTTCTATCACGAAGATAAACCCACACGGAGAAGGCACTTCCAAAGACTCAGATTCAGAAGAAGAGACTGTGGTTACTGATAAAGAAATGAAGAAGAAGGCGAACTTGAAAAAGCCAGACAAAAAGGAACTGAAAAACACGAAAATAAGGTCCAAATTCAAACGGCTGGGGCTGCTGCATATGACCAACTTCGAGATGACCCCCGAAGAGCTGTCTGagaaaatgaaaaacaaaaggGGTaggaaaaaaattcaaaaatcacCACAGTAA
- the LOC135082841 gene encoding cytochrome c oxidase subunit 5B, mitochondrial-like, with protein MASLCRQIVRGNAIRSVMFSAARRGYADRMMPDPLEHATGIERKELMAMQAGNDDPFNMKVLKKAAGTREDPTLVPSFFDARIVGCICEEHATVVTWLWVHKGHPRRCECGHWYKLIEKKPI; from the exons ATGGCTTCCTTGTGTAGACAAATTGTACGCGGAAATGCGATTAGAAGTGTTATGTTCTCTGCTGCCCGGCGAGGATATGCAGACAGAA TGATGCCCGACCCACTTGAACATGCCACCGGCATCGAGCGCAAGGAGCTCATGGCCATGCAGGCCGGAAACGACGACCCCTTCAACATGAAGGTGCTGAAGAAGGCTGCAGGCACTCGAGAGGACCCCACACTCGTGCCGTCCTTCTTTGATGCCAGGATCGTTGGATGCATAT GCGAAGAACACGCCACAGTCGTCACATGGCTTTGGGTACACAAG GGGCACCCCCGTCGCTGCGAGTGCGGGCACTGGTACAAACTCATCGAGAAGAAGCCCATCTAA
- the LOC135082800 gene encoding uncharacterized protein LOC135082800: protein MTRICLLFGCCTILSLVVIETSAEQSPVTFTFKEYQYKDSPKNEMTFREFETACEQSSACNHMNGLPRTRCVRECVSPSCYRDLYQNDPLEDGEIDVRLNSFKGCFIQRSGRTRN from the exons ATGACACGAATATGCCTTCTATTTGGATGCTGTACGATTTTAAGTCTTGTAGTAATTGAAACTTCTGCTGAACAAAGTCCAGTGACTTTCACATTtaaagaatatcaatacaaggACTCACCAAAAAAT gaaATGACGTTTCGGGAGTTTGAAACAGCGTGTGAACAAAGTAGCGCATGCAATCACATGAATGGTCTTCCAAGGACCCGTTGCGTAAGGGAGTGCGTTTCGCCTTCTTGCTATAGAGATCTCTACCAGAATGACCCG TTAGAAGATGGAGAAATCGATGTTCGACTAAACTCATTCAAGGGGTGTTTCATACAAAGGAGTGGCAGAACGAGAAATTGA